The following DNA comes from Enterocloster bolteae.
GCACCCAGTTCCTTCACCTCGCCCCGGATGGATATGGCCTTTTTGCTGAGAGAACCCCCGCCTCCCGTCATTCCGCTGATGGCCACATACTTCCGCTCTGTCAGCTGCCGGTAAAATTCCTTGCCCTTGGCTGTAATAAAATAAAGGGTATTTTCATCTGCCAGCATAATGTCAATGACCCTGGCCGCCGGATGTCCGTCCCTGTCCACAGTGGCAAATACCACGGAATGGATATCATCCTTTAATATGTTCAGATAATCCCCTGTATCCAATGTCATCCCGTCCTTTCCAGGGCCTCCGCCCAATCTGCCTTCATTATACCCCATCCGGGAAACGTGGTAAATTACGCACTATAAAGTGCCATGGTTTCCAAAAGATACTGCCGGTGTGCCTGCCAGTTTCGTGCTTTCCAGTGTGCCTGCCAGCTTCGTGCTTTCCAATTTCATTTCCCCCCATCTGCCCCGCCAAAGAGTCCGCGCTCCGCTCCGGGGCCAGAGTATTGAACCATCAAATCATGGTATCGTCCCTCATGCCCTCCACTATATTGATATTGCCTGTCCTTCTGCCGGCTGTCCAGTATGCCATACCCACAAATACCAGAATCGCTCCCCCAAACAGAGCCAGGGGCTTTAAGGGTATGACGGACAGATAATCACTGAACGTAAACCGGCTCTGCCGGACCGTGAATATGACAAATCCTATATTGACCGGAATGCTGGCCAGAATGGGCCTAATGCCTACAATGCAGGCCTCCATGGCCAATATCCGCGCCAGTCCCCCCGGTGTGACTCCCACTGACAGATACCGTGCAAATTCCCGTTTTCTCATATAAAGTCCGCCCAGGGTATTGGCATATACATTGGCAATTCCCACCAGGGCCAGAAGCCCGCAAAGGCTGCCCATGATAAGCTGGTATCCCCTCCTTACATCCATCTCATAAGCTTCCTCTGTCTGCCGGTTTTCCAGCTCATAGTCCATTTTCCCGTCCATCAGTCTGCTCACGCTTTCTTCCAGCTTCGGGACCGCCTCATCCGATACGGCTTTGATTTGGTAATACACTTCCCCCGGAACCCTGTCCCCCGCCTTCTCCTCATATATTTGCTCCGGCATGATGTGCACCAGTGAAAAATCAGGATATTCTTCCCTCAAATCCGGTACCTGGTTTGTATATGCTCCTGTGTGCAGCTGTATACTTCCACGGTCCCCGTTTTCCCCCATTCCATTCCCTTCATCTACTGCAACAGCCACAGGATGATCAAGCGCACTGATAAAAGGGAGGTAAGCCTTTGCCCGGAAATGGCTGTTCACATTGTCCCATATCCGGTTGACTGTGACCTCAGTGACAGAGCTGTCAAGCCCCGCCTCCTCCAGGAACTCATGAAAGCTGTCCTGGTCCAGTATTACCATGGAAACCTTTATCCGATATCTTCCATCCAGTTTTTGAATCCCGGTATTTTTAAGGCTTTCCAGACCGCCTGCTTTCCTGAGTTCTTCTGACAGCATCCCCTCCTCCAGCCAGGTATAGCCCTCTGCCTTTTCATAACGGATACACCGGGTGACCCCGGACAGGCTGCGGATGTCCCCCAGCAGCCCGGGCGGCATGCCGCCAGATTCTTCTTTGACCGCGGCCATTAAATCCCAGGTATCCTTGTACCGCTCAAAATACGTGTACTTTGTACTGAGCCCGGATAATACCCAGAAATTCAGAAACAGGCTGAACACCATAAAGGACAGGGTGAGGGACAGGGAGGAGGCCCGAAACGCCTTTCTTCTGGCATACAGGGACTTCCTGGCAAGTTCTCCCTCCACACCCCAAATTTCAGAAAAAAGACGGGATGATTTCACCTGACGGACAGGCTCTTCCCTTCCTCCCATGACTGCATCCAGAGGGTTTACCCGGCTCAGCTGTATGGCTGCGCGGCCGCCGGCCGCGCCCACGGTCAGAACGCATATGCCCAGGGACAGAAGGAACAAAAGGGGATGATACGTTAAATAAGCTGCCTTCATTCCCAGGGCCCTGCTGATGGAATTAGCCATATGCAGAAACAGGGCCGCAGCCCCCACGCCGGCAGCAATTCCCGCCAGAACAGGCAGCAGGCTTAAAGCAATGGCCTCCTGCAGCAGACACGCTCTTATCTGGCCCGGTGTGGCCCCCACTGTCTGCAGGATTCCCAACTGATGCATGCGCTCATCCGCTCCCATCACAAATGCGTGATACAGTACCAGTGCCATGGACAGACAGACCATGCACATGATGACAAAATAAAATCCGGTGAGTAAGGAAGGCTGCGCACCGGCCTGCCAGTCCCCGCCCTTTTCTGCGGCCCGTCTGACTGAATCCACCCACATATTGTAAAACAGGGTGGTTATGAAGGAAATAAACAGGGAGGACACAAAGGCTGCCGCCATGATAGAAACAGAGGACTCCCTATGGTCTTTCAGATATTTCCTGGAATACTCTTTCCATATCATATCCGTCCCCCCTGTCTCCCATTGGGCGCGTCAGAGACAATACGTCCGTCTTCCAGGCGGATGATGCGGTCAGCCTGAAGCGCTATTTCCTGGTCATGGGTAATAAGAATCAGGGTCTGCCTGTATGTCCTGTTGGAGTACTTAAGCAGATTCATAATCTCCTGGCTGTTCCTGCTGTCCAGATTTCCCGTGGGTTCATCTGCCAGAACCAGGGCGGGGGCATATAAAAGCGCCCTGCCGATGGCTGCCCTCTGCTGCTGCCCTCCTGACAGCTGTCTCGGCAGATGGGCTGCCCTGTCCCTCAAATCCAGAATGTCCAAAAGCTCTTCCAGACGTTCCCGGTTCACCTTCTGCCCGTCCAGCTTCACCGGCAATGTCATGTTATCCACCACGTTCAGAACCGGTATCAGATTATAAAACTGATAAATTAGCCCCACCTGCCTGCGCCTGAATATGGCCAGTTCTTTCCTGTTCCTGGCATATACATCGCTTCCATCCACCCAAACATGGCCGGATGAGGGGACATCCACGCCTCCTATCATGTGGAGCAGGGTGGACTTTCCCGATCCGGACTGTCCTATGATTGCCACAAATTCACCCTTTTCCACGGAAAATGATACATCCCTCAGGGCATGCACCTGATTCTCCCCTGTTCCGTATACTTTGCACAAATGTTCCGTTCTCAACAGCTCCATTTTCCATCCTCCTTCTCTCCTAACGTCATCCTGTTTCACCGCAATCAGTATACCATTTTCACCATGACAGCCCGGTGAATTTTTCATAACAATATTGTCACATTGCGGTCAGGCATACAAAATTACGGTGCAGAAAAAAAGAAGCCCCGGAGCGTGGCATAAAACGCCCCGGGACATGCAGATGGCGGGAATGAATATTCAAACACGCTCTATACAGCTCCTTTGTAAAACCGGATGCAGAACCTGGCCCCGCCATTCTCCCGGTTGGAAGCCAGTATGGTTCCCTTTTGTTCTTTTATAATCATACCGGATAAGGCAAGCCCAATCCCCACGCTGTCACCGCAGGCATTCTCCCCCCGGTAAAACCGTTCAAAGATATGCTTCAGATCTGCCTTTGAGAATCCCTTGCCTGTATCCTCCACCTGTATCTGTGTATACACAGGATTCTCCTCTGTGCTGACCGTAACTGTCCCGCCTGCCGGTGTATGTTCCATGCAGTTTTTGAGAATATTGCCCAGCGCTTCCACTGACCACAAAAAATCTCCTGTGTACCGGGCGCCCTCCTGCCCTTTAAGTATCAGCTGCTGTCCCTTAAGTTCCATGGGCACCGCCAGAGGCTCTGCTGCCTTTTGAATCACATCCCCGGCCAGAACCATCTCTTGTTTTAAGACCACGGTACCGGACTCCAGACTGGCCATCTTTAAAAGGGCCGCAATCAGCCACTCAATCCTTGCCAGCAGGCTGCCTATGCTTCGGGATATCCTGGACCTTTCCTGTTCATTTTCTTCCTCCTTAAGCTGCCGCAGAAGCATGTGTATGGAAGTCAGGGGTGTTTTTACCTGATGCGATATATCGGCCAGAGATTCCTGAAGATATGCCTTGTCTGTCCTCAGCTCCTCTGCCTGGTCCCTGAGACGTATGGTCATCTTATAAATCTTGCTTGCCAGGACAGCCAGCTCCCCTTCCTCGTCAGGTATGCCGGCCATGCTGTCATTTCCGTACAGCACCCGGTCCACCTCCCGTGAGAGCTGTAAAAGCCTGTCATATCGTTTTGCGGTAAACCAAAGGGATATTCCGCTGCCCGCCAGACAGAGGGCGGCAGCATACAGGGCACAGCCTATATCCCAGATTATGGCGGCTGCCGCAGCCGCTGTAACCAGAAGTACTCCGTGAATGCCCGTCTGCAGCCTCACCTCTGGATTTCTCAACCATTCAGCCATCTCTCATCCCACCTTATATCCCCTCCCCCGGACAGTCTCTATGATTTCCGGATGAGCCGGATCTTTCTCAATTTTATCCCGTAGTCTCTTTATGTAAACCGTAAGGGTATTATCATTTACATAATCCCCGGCAATGTCCCATATCTCTTCCAATAACCGGTTCCTGGTCAGCACTTCACCCTGCCGGTTCAAAAAGACCAGAAACAGCCTGTACTCCAGGGCTGACAATATAATTTCCTGTCCGTCCCTGGTTACAGTCCCCTTCACAGTGTCCACAAGCAGATCCCCTGCCCGCAGCACGGACCGGCTCCTGCCCCTTCTCCTGAGCACGTTTTTCACCCTGGATACCAGTTCCAGGGGGCGGAAGGGCTTTGCAATATAGTCATCCGCCCCCAGCTCAAATCCGGTCACCACGCTTTCCTCGTCCCCCATAGCCGTCAGGAAGATAACCGGAATATCAGCCTCCCGTTTTATGGCAGTGCAGACAGAATACCCGTTTCCGTCAGGAAGCATTAAATCCAGCAAGACCAGGTCAAAGGATTCCCGCCGTATCTGTTCAAGGCTTTCCTCCCTGGTTCCCACCGCAACAGCCGTAAACCCTTCCTTTTTCAGCAGAAGCAGGAGGTTGCCCGCGATGTCCCTGTCATCCTCCACAATCAATATCCGGTTCATCCCCGCCTCCTTTCCCAGACATCTGTCAGCGTTTCTTTAACCGCTCCATCAAAAGCTTCATCTCTCCCATATCCGGCTCCGCGGCATCCCAGTCACCGCCAAAAAATCGGTAATAGGAAAACAGCTGCTCCAGCTGCAGCCAGCTCCCGTCCATAGCCGCAGCCAACAGCCCAGCAATGCGGTTGACCATATATTTGTTCAATGTCTTCATATCCTGCTGGGACAGCTGCCCATTGGCATGCATGTCCTCAACCGGGCCGTTTCTGAACGCGTAATGAGTCACTGCCTTGGAAATGGCGTCAATATTTTCCCCCCTGAGCAGCCGCTCTCTGGAATTTTCGTTCAGCTGTGCAAACAGCTCCGAATTTTCATCCATAAACTGCTGGTATATCATATTTTTAATGGATATCCCATACTTCCTTCTCTTATAGGCCACTTTCCCCATGGAAACCCCAAACCGTTCTGCGATCTTCCTGTCCGTCATGCCTTCCTCATAGTATAAATGCTTCAGTTCTTCCTCTGTCACTGTATCCCATTGATATTCCATGTTTTTCTCCAAATCAATCTTGTATTTAATGAAACCGCTTATGGCGGGGAATGTTCCTCCTCCAAACGGAATATACATAACCATATCTTCTGCAAACTTCGTATAAAGGAGGTTTTTGCCCATGTGCACAGCTATGGTCACACAGACGTCCCAGGGGGACATTTATTTTGGCCGGACCATGGATTTCTCTTATCCCCTTGAGCCTGAACTGTATTTTGTTCCCAAAGGCTATCAATGGAATAATATCATGAACACCCACCAGGTCCGCAACCGTTACCGTTTCATGGGAATCGGGCAGGACATATCCCCGGTGGTCTTTGCAGACGGGGTCAATGAGATGGGCTTCGGGGCCGCTGTCCTCTATTTCCCCGGCTATGCCCAGTATGATGTCCCGGACCCTGAGGATTCGTCCCGGCCTGCCATCACAGCACTGGAACTCACGGGATTTCTCTTAGGTTTAAGCGCGTCCGTGGAGGAAGCAGCATCCATTCTCCGCACCATCCGAATCGTTGGCGCCGAAGACTCCATAACCGGAACCATTGCCCCGCTCCACTGGCTCGTGGCGGACCGGACCGGCAAATCCATGGTCATTGAAAAGACAGCTGACGGCCTGCATCTCATGGATAACCCTGTAGGTGTTCTCTCCAACAGCCCTGACTTCCAGTGGCACCTGACCAATCTGCGCAATTACATGAATCTCTCCCCCACACAGGAGCAGTCACAGACCTGGGGCAGCCTGGAGCTGACCCCCTTCGGACAGGGCGGCGGCGGCTTTGGCCTGCCCGGTGATTATACTCCTCCTTCCAGGTTTGTCAGGACCGCATTTCTAAAGACTCATACTCCCATTCCGGCAGGCAGGGATGAAGCGGCGCTGACCTGTTTCCATATAATGGAAAGTGTCAGTATCCCAAAGGGCCCGGTCATCACAAGCCGAAATACACCGGATTATACCCAGTACACAGCCTTCATCAATCTCTCCTCCAGAGAATACTTCTTCAAAACATACGGCAGCAGCTGCATCACCTCTGCATCACTGCCCGGCAATCCGGATGCACAAACCGGCATAAAATCGCTGGCAGCCCTCAATCAGCCCGCCGGCTTTTGCCAGCTACCCGCGTCTCAGGACGCGATCTAATACCTGGTAAAGATATTCCACATCCACAGGCTTGGTCACAAAGCCGTCCATCCCCGCCTCAGCCGCCGCGTCTGCATCCTCCTTAAAAGAGTTAGCCGTCATAGCAATGATGGGGATGGAAACAGCGTCCTGCCTCTGTATTCTGCGGATGGCGCGGCAGGCTTCCAGGCCGTTCATCTCAGGCATCTGGAGATCCATAAGAATGGCATGATAGGTTCCGGGACTGCTCTGCATGAACAGTTCCACAGCCTGTTTTCCGTTCTCCGCCCTGCGCACGCTGGCCCCCTTCATCTTCAGAAGCTCAGTGGCTATCTCTGCATTCAGGTCATTATCCTCAGCCAGCAGGATATTTATGTGCTCCAGGCAGCTGCTTTCCACCCCTCCAGCCTTCTGTTTCTCCTGTTTTATCTTTATTTCTTCTTCCACATTCGAATCCGCCAGGGAAAATGCAGCTGAAAAATAGAATTCGCTTCCCTTGCCCAGCTCACTCTTAAGCTTCAGTTCTCCCCCCATCAGCCCCACAATGGTCCTGCTGATAGTAAGTCCCAGCCCGGTTCCCTGGCTCTTGGAATAATTGGGTCCCACCTGCTCAAAGGCTCCGAATACGCGTTTCTGATTCTCCACAGATATGCCCACACCGTTATCAATCACCTGAAACTTGTAGATCACCTGCTGATTCGTGCTTTTGGTCCGGGTCACACGCATGATGATACTGCCGCCTGCCGGTGTGAATTTAAAGGCATTGGAAACCAGATTGGTCAGAACCTGCTGGAGACGGATAACATCCCCCATAAGCGTACGGTTTTCCACGTCCTTTTCTACAGTGAACTCCAATCCGCGGCGCGTAGCCTCTGCGGTCAGCATGTCCTCAAGCTCTTCCACGGCCCGGTTCATGGAAAATGCCTCATTTGACACTGTCATTTTCCCGCTCTCAATACGGCTCATATCCAGGATATCGCTGATTAATCTCAGCAGATACTGGGATGAGGACCGGATTTTCCCCAGGTTTTCCCTTACCTGTTCCGGTACATCATCCATCATTGATGTTAAGTCGCTGAGCCCCACAATGGCATTCATGGGCGTACGTATCTCATGGCTCATCCTGGAAAGAAATTCACCCTTTGCGCGGTTAGCTGCCTCTGCCCTCTCCAGGCTGCTCTGCATCCTGGCTGCCCGTATTCTGGAACGGGCAGCTGCCATTACAAGAATCATCACGGCAAGGAAAACACATGCAGTCACCGTTACAAACATCACTGGATTGGCATACATTAATTCCACAATTGATGCAGATCGGGACCCTATGGTTATCATATTCTGGTTTGTCAATGCCGTCTTCTGTTCACTGCTCAGGCTGTTGACCGACTTATTCAATATTGGAAGCAGTTCGCCGTCAACCGGCCTGGTCACTGCAAAACAGATATCATTTCTGTTATTAACCAGGGTATTGGGAACAACATTGGGATAGTGGTGTGCCTGCATATCGTGCTCGATTTTGGTGGAGATTCCGTAAAAGAAATCAACCTCCCCATTGTTCACAGCCCGCAATGCCGCCCTGACATCAGGAAAATATCTGATCTCATCCGCCTTTATACCCGTTGGCATGCGCCGCCCTTCAATGACCGCTCCCACCAATCCATCCGAGGGATAGCTGACCCCCTTATTCCTGACGATAATATCACTCATGGATGCATATGCCTTGGAAAGAGCCAGCCCCATGTCTGCCCCATCCTCCTCAGATCCCAGAAAAGCTCCTAATATATCTGCCTTGCCCTGATTTACCAGATTCAGCGCATCCCCATAGGTGTCCGTATACTCGTAGCTGAATTCCAGCCCTGAAAATTCAGTTACCTTCTCCAACACATCCGGTATCAGGCCGTTGTGCATATCCGTATCTTCTTCCTGGCTGAACAGGGGATGCCATTCCTTCACAACTGCAACCGATACCTTTTGTTTTTCGCGGATATAGGCCTGCTCCTCATCATTCAGACAGATGCTCTCAATTCCGCTGTCCGGAAAATTTGCATTATACCGTTCCTCTGCGAAATTCGGATTAGAGTCCACAATCTTGCCCAGGGCCATGTTCATACCGTCCAGAACCTCCTGATTATCCGGAGTGGTCACAATATAATACGGCTGGGAATCAAATTCCGCAACTACCCGGAGGTTCCCCTTTACATCTGCATTATTCCCCAAAAGCATATCCACTTCTCTGTCTTCAAGACACTGATAAAGGTTCCCATCCACCAACTGGTCTTTGGAAAAGTACCTGATGGTACAGTCAATTCCATTGAGGTCCAGAAATGCCTGGAGCCTTCGTATGTTTTCCTCAGCCCGTTCATATACTCCGATCGTCTTACCGCTCATGCTTTTCCAGTCATAAGTCTTAATGCTTTTATCATCACGGCGGACCAGCAGCACGGATTTATTGTAACCTGTATTGTAGTCCGGATAGGCAAAATACTGTTCAAATTCTGGCTGGTAATAGGTTCCGCCCATCAGATCATACTGCCCGTCCAGAAATTCCGGAATTATGTCCTCTGCAGCCGTATCAATATACTCATACTGCCAGCCCGTATATTTTGCTATCTCATTGAGATAGTCCACCACAATACCGTGTCTGGTCCCATTCTCATCTGTCTCCGACATCCCCTTCAGCTCAGGGTAGGCCACCCGCAGTATCCTGTCCGGTCCCTGTGCCTTATCCTGATCCCCCTCACCTGCCTGCGCATCGCTGCATGGCAGCACAGACAACAAGCACCCAAAGACCAGGATACACGCCATTCCTGCTATCTTTTTTCCTGCTTGTAATGCATTTTTCATATCAGAGCTCCTTCTTTTGTCCCATTTCTGCTGTACAGCTTGCTGTTATTTATTTTATCACGTATTCAGCTGACTTGCTATCCCAAAAATGGCCGCCCTGCAGATTAAACAGACATAGCGCAGTACTACGGCATAAAGACAAGGCCCCGGGCGCCGCCAGGCCGCAGCCGGCCGCCAAAAAAGCCCTGGTTTTCCAGGGCCCGGCATGATAACTTATCTACAATCCAAAACATCCAACACCTCACAGAAACAATCCGGGTGCGGTCAAAATCCGCCTCTACCTCATTCCAGCCTGTCTCAGCATCCAGGCAATCCTGGCACTTTCCTCCAGCTCTTCCAGACAGAAGAAGGCATCCATCAGACTTTTTCCCGGCACCACTGCCCCATGCTGTTTCAGCAGATAGCCGTCGCTGTCCATTACACGCTGTTCAAAGGCGTCAAACAGTGCCTGGGAACCAGGCTTCTCATAAGGAACCAGTCCCACCTTACCCAGCTTCATCTTCAGATACGGGGTATGATCCGGAATTACGTCTGTTTCGTCCTCAGCAGGCACAAAACTCCACAGTACCCCATAGGTGCCATGGGTATGGATGACCGCGCCTGTTCCCGGTTTCTTCTGGTATACCTTCAGGTGCAGGGGCCATTCCTTGCTGGGCTTGCTGCCGCTCAGACTTGCACCGTTCATATCCATGACTGCAAATTCATCCGCCTTCAGGGTACCAAAGCAGCTTCCGCTCCGGCTGATGTACATCGTTCCATTGTGGAAAAAGCTTATATTGGCCGATGAACCAGATGTCTTGCTGCGCTCAAACAGGCTCCTTCCAATCCAGACCGCATCATCTAATTTCTGCGCTAACTCCCTATCCATCATTTTCCATCCTCCGTCTGCGTCATCTCCAATACTCTCACAAAAAAATCTTCCTGTCCAAAATTCCCGGACTTTAATACCAGGCGAAGCGCCTCATTCTCCATGGGCACCATTACCGGCACTCCGGGCGCAACGCTGGCGCCAATCCTGTAGGAAGAGAATCCCAGCCGTTTTGTTACCGCGCCCGAGGTTTCCCCTCCTGCCACCACCACCCTCCTGATTCCATGGGCTACTGCCCGTTCCGCCAGCTCTGCGGCTGCCTGTTCCAACATCTCAGCCACACGCTCCTGTCCATATTGCTGCACTTCTTTCACGTTCCGGGCTGTATCGGAGCTGTAAATAAGCACTGGTGTTCCCCAGTTCTCTCTCACA
Coding sequences within:
- a CDS encoding ABC transporter ATP-binding protein, coding for MELLRTEHLCKVYGTGENQVHALRDVSFSVEKGEFVAIIGQSGSGKSTLLHMIGGVDVPSSGHVWVDGSDVYARNRKELAIFRRRQVGLIYQFYNLIPVLNVVDNMTLPVKLDGQKVNRERLEELLDILDLRDRAAHLPRQLSGGQQQRAAIGRALLYAPALVLADEPTGNLDSRNSQEIMNLLKYSNRTYRQTLILITHDQEIALQADRIIRLEDGRIVSDAPNGRQGGRI
- a CDS encoding sensor histidine kinase, which produces MAEWLRNPEVRLQTGIHGVLLVTAAAAAAIIWDIGCALYAAALCLAGSGISLWFTAKRYDRLLQLSREVDRVLYGNDSMAGIPDEEGELAVLASKIYKMTIRLRDQAEELRTDKAYLQESLADISHQVKTPLTSIHMLLRQLKEEENEQERSRISRSIGSLLARIEWLIAALLKMASLESGTVVLKQEMVLAGDVIQKAAEPLAVPMELKGQQLILKGQEGARYTGDFLWSVEALGNILKNCMEHTPAGGTVTVSTEENPVYTQIQVEDTGKGFSKADLKHIFERFYRGENACGDSVGIGLALSGMIIKEQKGTILASNRENGGARFCIRFYKGAV
- a CDS encoding linear amide C-N hydrolase, with the translated sequence MCTAMVTQTSQGDIYFGRTMDFSYPLEPELYFVPKGYQWNNIMNTHQVRNRYRFMGIGQDISPVVFADGVNEMGFGAAVLYFPGYAQYDVPDPEDSSRPAITALELTGFLLGLSASVEEAASILRTIRIVGAEDSITGTIAPLHWLVADRTGKSMVIEKTADGLHLMDNPVGVLSNSPDFQWHLTNLRNYMNLSPTQEQSQTWGSLELTPFGQGGGGFGLPGDYTPPSRFVRTAFLKTHTPIPAGRDEAALTCFHIMESVSIPKGPVITSRNTPDYTQYTAFINLSSREYFFKTYGSSCITSASLPGNPDAQTGIKSLAALNQPAGFCQLPASQDAI
- a CDS encoding response regulator; the protein is MKNALQAGKKIAGMACILVFGCLLSVLPCSDAQAGEGDQDKAQGPDRILRVAYPELKGMSETDENGTRHGIVVDYLNEIAKYTGWQYEYIDTAAEDIIPEFLDGQYDLMGGTYYQPEFEQYFAYPDYNTGYNKSVLLVRRDDKSIKTYDWKSMSGKTIGVYERAEENIRRLQAFLDLNGIDCTIRYFSKDQLVDGNLYQCLEDREVDMLLGNNADVKGNLRVVAEFDSQPYYIVTTPDNQEVLDGMNMALGKIVDSNPNFAEERYNANFPDSGIESICLNDEEQAYIREKQKVSVAVVKEWHPLFSQEEDTDMHNGLIPDVLEKVTEFSGLEFSYEYTDTYGDALNLVNQGKADILGAFLGSEEDGADMGLALSKAYASMSDIIVRNKGVSYPSDGLVGAVIEGRRMPTGIKADEIRYFPDVRAALRAVNNGEVDFFYGISTKIEHDMQAHHYPNVVPNTLVNNRNDICFAVTRPVDGELLPILNKSVNSLSSEQKTALTNQNMITIGSRSASIVELMYANPVMFVTVTACVFLAVMILVMAAARSRIRAARMQSSLERAEAANRAKGEFLSRMSHEIRTPMNAIVGLSDLTSMMDDVPEQVRENLGKIRSSSQYLLRLISDILDMSRIESGKMTVSNEAFSMNRAVEELEDMLTAEATRRGLEFTVEKDVENRTLMGDVIRLQQVLTNLVSNAFKFTPAGGSIIMRVTRTKSTNQQVIYKFQVIDNGVGISVENQKRVFGAFEQVGPNYSKSQGTGLGLTISRTIVGLMGGELKLKSELGKGSEFYFSAAFSLADSNVEEEIKIKQEKQKAGGVESSCLEHINILLAEDNDLNAEIATELLKMKGASVRRAENGKQAVELFMQSSPGTYHAILMDLQMPEMNGLEACRAIRRIQRQDAVSIPIIAMTANSFKEDADAAAEAGMDGFVTKPVDVEYLYQVLDRVLRRG
- a CDS encoding FtsX-like permease family protein, giving the protein MIWKEYSRKYLKDHRESSVSIMAAAFVSSLFISFITTLFYNMWVDSVRRAAEKGGDWQAGAQPSLLTGFYFVIMCMVCLSMALVLYHAFVMGADERMHQLGILQTVGATPGQIRACLLQEAIALSLLPVLAGIAAGVGAAALFLHMANSISRALGMKAAYLTYHPLLFLLSLGICVLTVGAAGGRAAIQLSRVNPLDAVMGGREEPVRQVKSSRLFSEIWGVEGELARKSLYARRKAFRASSLSLTLSFMVFSLFLNFWVLSGLSTKYTYFERYKDTWDLMAAVKEESGGMPPGLLGDIRSLSGVTRCIRYEKAEGYTWLEEGMLSEELRKAGGLESLKNTGIQKLDGRYRIKVSMVILDQDSFHEFLEEAGLDSSVTEVTVNRIWDNVNSHFRAKAYLPFISALDHPVAVAVDEGNGMGENGDRGSIQLHTGAYTNQVPDLREEYPDFSLVHIMPEQIYEEKAGDRVPGEVYYQIKAVSDEAVPKLEESVSRLMDGKMDYELENRQTEEAYEMDVRRGYQLIMGSLCGLLALVGIANVYANTLGGLYMRKREFARYLSVGVTPGGLARILAMEACIVGIRPILASIPVNIGFVIFTVRQSRFTFSDYLSVIPLKPLALFGGAILVFVGMAYWTAGRRTGNINIVEGMRDDTMI
- a CDS encoding class II aldolase/adducin family protein, which produces MMDRELAQKLDDAVWIGRSLFERSKTSGSSANISFFHNGTMYISRSGSCFGTLKADEFAVMDMNGASLSGSKPSKEWPLHLKVYQKKPGTGAVIHTHGTYGVLWSFVPAEDETDVIPDHTPYLKMKLGKVGLVPYEKPGSQALFDAFEQRVMDSDGYLLKQHGAVVPGKSLMDAFFCLEELEESARIAWMLRQAGMR
- a CDS encoding response regulator transcription factor, encoding MNRILIVEDDRDIAGNLLLLLKKEGFTAVAVGTREESLEQIRRESFDLVLLDLMLPDGNGYSVCTAIKREADIPVIFLTAMGDEESVVTGFELGADDYIAKPFRPLELVSRVKNVLRRRGRSRSVLRAGDLLVDTVKGTVTRDGQEIILSALEYRLFLVFLNRQGEVLTRNRLLEEIWDIAGDYVNDNTLTVYIKRLRDKIEKDPAHPEIIETVRGRGYKVG